In the Pseudolabrys taiwanensis genome, one interval contains:
- a CDS encoding lysine-2,3-aminomutase-like protein, whose protein sequence is MDAKVQTLRNPTQLCEHGLASPAQLPALEAVAARYAVAVTPALEALIDHADPHDPIARQFVPDAAELDHRPEELADPIGDDAHAPVEGIVHRYPDRVLLKLTHVCAVYCRFCFRREMVGPNKPNALAPEALARALDYIRSDANIWEVILTGGDPLVLSPRRLRAVMTALAAIDHVKVARIHTRVPVADPARITPDLVRAMKASGKATYVAVHVNHARELSDAVREGLARMADAGMPLLSQTVLLKGVNDTPETLGALMRALVECRVKPYYLHHGDLAPGTSHLRTDIATGQQLMRDLHGRFSGLCQPTYVLDIPGGHGKSPVGPVYLTSSGEGDAVVEDFNGRSHIYPPR, encoded by the coding sequence ATGGACGCAAAAGTGCAGACGTTGCGCAATCCGACGCAGCTCTGCGAGCATGGGCTGGCTTCGCCCGCGCAGTTGCCGGCGCTCGAAGCGGTCGCCGCGCGCTATGCCGTTGCGGTGACGCCCGCGCTGGAAGCACTGATCGACCATGCCGACCCGCACGATCCGATCGCGCGGCAGTTCGTGCCCGACGCCGCCGAACTCGACCACAGGCCGGAGGAACTCGCCGATCCGATCGGCGACGATGCGCATGCGCCGGTCGAGGGCATCGTGCATCGCTATCCCGATCGCGTGCTGCTGAAGCTCACCCATGTCTGCGCGGTCTATTGCCGCTTCTGCTTCCGCCGCGAGATGGTCGGCCCGAACAAGCCGAACGCCTTGGCACCGGAAGCGCTGGCGCGCGCGCTCGATTACATCCGCAGCGATGCCAATATCTGGGAGGTGATCCTCACCGGCGGCGATCCGCTGGTGCTGTCGCCGCGGCGCTTGCGCGCGGTGATGACCGCGTTGGCGGCCATCGATCATGTGAAGGTCGCGCGCATCCACACGCGCGTGCCGGTCGCCGATCCCGCACGCATCACGCCCGATCTGGTGCGCGCGATGAAGGCGAGCGGCAAGGCGACCTACGTTGCCGTGCACGTCAATCATGCGCGCGAACTGAGCGACGCGGTGCGCGAGGGGCTTGCCCGCATGGCCGATGCCGGCATGCCGCTGTTGTCGCAGACGGTGCTGCTGAAGGGCGTCAACGACACGCCGGAGACTTTGGGCGCTCTCATGCGCGCGCTCGTCGAATGCCGGGTGAAGCCTTATTACCTGCATCACGGCGATCTCGCCCCCGGCACCAGCCATCTGCGCACGGATATCGCAACGGGGCAGCAGCTGATGCGCGACCTGCACGGCCGCTTCTCGGGGCTCTGCCAGCCGACCTATGTGCTCGATATTCCGGGCGGCCACGGCAAGTCGCCGGTCGGGCCGGTCTATCTGACGTCGAGCGGCGAAGGCGATGCCGTGGTCGAAGATTTCAACGGCCGCTCGCACATCTATCCGCCGCGCTGA
- the epmA gene encoding EF-P lysine aminoacylase EpmA, with protein sequence MRESIPFWLPGPHAARRPYLAARGRIAAALRGWFAGSGFIEVETATLQVSPGNETHLHAFATDLVGPGGEHETLYLRTSPEFACKKLLAAGETRIFDFARVFRNRERTALHHPEFTMLEWYRANESYETLMDDCAALLAEAARAAGATQLTYRGKTADPFAAPERITVAEAFDRYAGVDLLATITGAQGDRDALAAATVAAGIQIADDDTWGDIFSRVIVEKVDPHLGMGRATILYEYPLPQAALARAKPGGDKVAERFEIYACGVELGNAFGELTDVAEQRTRFAEAMAEKQRLYGERYPVDEDFLAALAQMPQAAGIALGFDRLVMLATGASRIDQVIWTPVVDL encoded by the coding sequence TTGCGCGAATCCATCCCATTCTGGCTGCCCGGGCCGCATGCCGCCCGCAGACCGTACCTCGCGGCCCGTGGCCGGATCGCGGCCGCGCTGCGCGGCTGGTTCGCCGGTTCCGGCTTCATCGAGGTCGAAACGGCGACCCTGCAGGTCTCGCCCGGTAACGAGACGCACCTGCATGCCTTCGCTACGGACCTGGTCGGGCCGGGCGGGGAGCATGAGACGCTCTACTTGCGTACCTCGCCGGAGTTCGCCTGCAAAAAGCTATTGGCCGCCGGCGAGACCCGCATCTTCGATTTTGCCCGCGTGTTCCGTAACCGCGAGCGCACGGCGCTGCATCATCCCGAATTCACGATGCTCGAATGGTACCGCGCCAACGAGAGCTACGAGACGCTGATGGACGATTGCGCCGCGCTGCTGGCGGAGGCGGCGCGCGCGGCCGGCGCCACGCAGCTCACCTATCGCGGCAAGACCGCCGATCCCTTCGCCGCGCCGGAACGCATCACCGTGGCGGAAGCCTTCGACCGCTACGCCGGTGTCGATCTCCTCGCGACCATTACCGGCGCGCAGGGCGACCGCGATGCGCTGGCGGCGGCGACGGTGGCCGCCGGCATTCAGATCGCCGACGACGACACCTGGGGCGACATCTTCAGCCGCGTCATTGTCGAGAAGGTCGACCCGCATCTCGGCATGGGTCGCGCCACCATATTGTACGAATATCCGCTGCCGCAGGCGGCGCTGGCACGCGCCAAGCCCGGCGGCGACAAGGTCGCCGAGCGTTTCGAGATCTATGCCTGCGGTGTCGAACTCGGCAACGCCTTCGGCGAACTGACCGATGTCGCCGAACAGCGCACGCGCTTTGCCGAGGCCATGGCCGAGAAGCAGCGCCTCTATGGCGAGCGCTATCCGGTGGACGAGGACTTTCTGGCCGCCCTGGCGCAGATGCCGCAGGCCGCCGGAATCGCGTTGGGTTTTGACCGGCTGGTGATGCTGGCGACGGGCGCGAGCCGCATCGATCAGGTGATATGGACGCCCGTCGTCGATCTGTGA
- the efp gene encoding elongation factor P: protein MVRPENRPRSRILVVKVIASQIRKGNIVDLDGKLYVVLNAESFHPGKGTPTTQIDMRRISDGVKTQQRYKTTDQVERAHVEDHEFSYLYQDGDGFHFMNQENYEQLQVPADVVGDYAPYLQEGMIVSLAIHEGIAVSMEIPQKVTLEITDTEPVVKGQTASGSFKPAMLSNGVRTMVPTHIVTGTRVVVNTADGSYVERAKD from the coding sequence ATGGTGCGCCCCGAAAATCGTCCCAGATCAAGGATTCTCGTCGTGAAGGTTATCGCCAGCCAAATCCGCAAGGGCAACATCGTCGACCTCGACGGCAAGCTCTATGTGGTCCTCAATGCGGAAAGCTTCCACCCCGGCAAGGGCACGCCGACCACGCAGATCGATATGCGCCGCATTTCGGACGGCGTGAAGACCCAGCAGCGCTACAAGACGACCGACCAGGTCGAGCGCGCCCACGTGGAAGACCACGAGTTCTCCTATCTCTACCAGGACGGCGACGGCTTCCACTTCATGAACCAGGAGAACTATGAGCAACTCCAGGTTCCCGCCGACGTCGTCGGCGACTACGCGCCCTATCTTCAGGAAGGCATGATCGTCAGCCTCGCCATCCACGAAGGCATCGCGGTGTCGATGGAGATCCCGCAGAAGGTGACCCTCGAAATCACCGACACCGAGCCGGTGGTGAAGGGCCAGACCGCGTCGGGCTCGTTCAAGCCGGCGATGCTGTCGAACGGCGTCCGCACCATGGTGCCGACGCACATCGTCACCGGCACCCGCGTCGTGGTGAACACGGCCGACGGCTCCTATGTCGAGCGCGCCAAGGACTGA
- a CDS encoding LysR family transcriptional regulator, with protein sequence MKQPSEYRLPRLSRLRAFEGVRVAGAMSGAANRLHLTQPAITRAIRALERDLRVTLFKRAAGGSFLTAEGALFGRRAGRFFAQLNAAVAHALGAGADRDDVARLTRKVSDGHIHTLLAIAKAGNFRRAAQALRIAEPTLHRAARALERLLGVSLYRMQAGGIGLSPAGAELARRFAVAGIEIKAGLDELASQRGAAATTMTIGILVLAPKRLLSSATEKVLESHQKARLTLREASYQELVHELRNGSIDVIVGALRAPPPFGDLQEEPLFEDPYCVVCRRHHPLARVKRPRRADLRAYDWIFPTASLPRRAVLDDLIDKWRLSGRVQIETDSLGAVTSMLAVSDRLSLLPRGYVFGEDRSTQLKILDVPVPHVRRMVGLTTRRDWLPTALHAAFVDRLRDVSQVHGAAAASK encoded by the coding sequence ATGAAACAGCCGTCCGAATACCGCCTGCCGCGCCTCAGCCGCCTGCGTGCGTTCGAAGGCGTGCGCGTTGCCGGCGCCATGAGCGGCGCGGCGAACCGCCTGCATCTCACGCAGCCGGCAATCACCCGTGCGATCCGCGCGTTGGAGCGCGACCTGCGCGTGACGCTGTTCAAGCGCGCCGCCGGCGGCAGTTTTCTCACCGCCGAGGGCGCGCTGTTCGGGCGCCGTGCCGGGCGTTTCTTTGCACAACTGAATGCCGCCGTGGCCCATGCGCTAGGCGCCGGTGCCGATCGTGACGACGTGGCGCGGCTGACGCGCAAGGTCAGCGACGGTCACATCCATACGCTGCTCGCCATCGCGAAGGCCGGCAATTTTCGCCGCGCCGCGCAGGCCCTGAGGATCGCCGAGCCGACATTGCATCGCGCCGCGCGTGCGCTCGAGCGGCTGCTCGGCGTCTCGCTCTACCGGATGCAGGCCGGTGGCATTGGGCTATCGCCTGCCGGCGCGGAACTGGCGCGCCGCTTCGCCGTGGCCGGTATCGAGATCAAAGCGGGCTTGGATGAACTCGCGTCGCAGCGCGGTGCCGCCGCGACGACCATGACCATCGGCATTCTGGTTCTCGCGCCGAAACGCCTGTTGTCGTCAGCGACGGAGAAGGTTCTGGAGAGCCATCAGAAGGCGCGTTTGACGCTGCGCGAAGCGAGCTATCAGGAACTCGTCCATGAACTGCGCAATGGCAGCATCGACGTGATCGTCGGTGCGCTGCGTGCGCCGCCGCCGTTCGGCGACCTGCAGGAAGAGCCGCTGTTCGAGGATCCTTATTGCGTGGTGTGCCGCCGTCATCATCCACTCGCGCGCGTGAAGCGGCCGCGACGCGCCGATCTGCGCGCCTATGACTGGATATTCCCGACCGCGTCGCTGCCGCGCCGCGCGGTGCTCGACGATCTCATCGATAAATGGCGGCTCTCGGGCCGTGTCCAGATCGAGACCGATTCGCTGGGCGCGGTGACGTCAATGCTGGCGGTCAGCGACCGGCTGAGCCTTCTGCCGCGCGGCTATGTCTTCGGCGAGGATCGTTCGACGCAGCTCAAGATCTTGGATGTGCCGGTGCCCCATGTGCGCCGCATGGTGGGGCTGACAACGCGGCGCGACTGGCTGCCGACCGCGCTGCATGCCGCGTTCGTCGATCGTCTGCGCGATGTTTCGCAGGTGCACGGGGCAGCCGCCGCGTCAAAATGA
- a CDS encoding amidohydrolase family protein: protein MADIVDIHTHVISSDTARYPLAPLGGKQSDWSRTRPTSAEALIAAMDAAGVAQSAVVHASTAYGYDNSYLADSVAKYPDRFTGVFSIDLFAPDAAAKFDHWTQAGLTGMRLFTTGSTSPGQAGWLADPKTFPIWERAEAINLPVCIQMRPEGAAQLQQLLERFRTVPIVLDHLGRVNLSDGAPYAGAQWLFDLARYPNLFLKLTTRTVEEASAGASTPEAFFPKIVAAFGADRIAYGSNFPAHAGTMSHLLDETKQALACLTESDRAAIFGKTARRLYPALNREGAAA from the coding sequence GTGGCCGACATCGTCGACATCCACACGCACGTCATCTCATCCGACACCGCGCGCTATCCATTGGCGCCGCTCGGCGGCAAGCAATCGGACTGGTCGCGCACGCGGCCGACCAGCGCCGAGGCGCTGATCGCGGCCATGGACGCCGCCGGCGTGGCGCAGTCGGCGGTCGTGCACGCCTCGACCGCTTATGGCTACGACAACTCATACCTCGCGGACTCCGTCGCCAAGTATCCGGACCGTTTCACCGGCGTGTTCTCGATCGACCTGTTCGCGCCCGATGCCGCCGCAAAGTTCGATCATTGGACGCAGGCCGGCCTGACCGGCATGCGCCTGTTCACCACCGGCAGCACGAGCCCCGGCCAGGCCGGCTGGCTCGCCGATCCCAAGACCTTCCCGATCTGGGAGCGCGCCGAAGCGATCAACCTGCCCGTCTGCATCCAGATGCGCCCCGAAGGCGCGGCGCAGCTGCAGCAGTTGCTGGAGCGCTTCCGCACGGTGCCGATCGTGCTCGACCATCTCGGCCGTGTGAACCTGTCGGACGGGGCGCCCTACGCCGGCGCGCAATGGCTGTTCGACCTCGCCCGCTATCCCAACCTCTTCCTCAAGCTGACAACGAGGACGGTGGAGGAAGCGAGCGCCGGTGCTTCGACGCCCGAGGCTTTCTTCCCGAAGATCGTCGCGGCGTTCGGCGCCGACCGCATCGCTTACGGCTCGAACTTCCCGGCCCATGCCGGCACCATGTCGCATCTGCTCGATGAGACCAAACAGGCCCTCGCCTGCCTGACCGAAAGCGACCGCGCCGCCATCTTCGGCAAGACCGCGCGCCGTCTCTATCCGGCGCTGAACCGCGAGGGAGCCGCGGCATGA
- a CDS encoding Bug family tripartite tricarboxylate transporter substrate binding protein — protein MLSLHTSTRSRSKFARPTLARLAGAALVLSLSLGAFASRPVAAETYPSKPVRIIVPYGPGGIADVTMRMVADNLSKKFGQQFFIENRPGAAGVLGMQATEQAPADGYTMTMIGGGLTIAKALFKKLPYDLENDFTPISTTASYGLVIVTKADSKFKTIQDLIAAAKAKPGTINFGTINAGSAQNLSAVLFQLLAGIDVAVIPYKTTPDLANAVLRGDVDVAFEYFVGFQSPIQNNQVTVLATTGKERAANLPNIPTVAESGVPDYEVTSWNGLAVRKGTPDEIVRTLNRAVDEALKSPQVQKFSSEAGMDARSMSPEALHERIVSDVAKWARVIKQAGIAQR, from the coding sequence ATGCTGTCATTGCACACATCGACGCGTTCGCGATCGAAGTTCGCGCGACCGACGCTCGCGCGACTTGCGGGCGCCGCGCTCGTTCTGAGTCTGTCGCTCGGCGCATTTGCGTCGCGGCCCGTCGCGGCCGAGACCTATCCATCGAAGCCGGTCCGCATCATCGTTCCTTACGGCCCCGGCGGCATCGCCGACGTGACCATGCGCATGGTCGCGGACAATCTGAGCAAGAAGTTCGGCCAGCAGTTCTTCATCGAAAACCGTCCGGGGGCGGCTGGCGTGCTCGGCATGCAGGCGACCGAACAAGCGCCCGCCGACGGTTACACGATGACCATGATCGGCGGCGGCCTCACCATCGCCAAGGCGTTGTTCAAGAAGCTGCCCTATGACCTCGAGAACGACTTCACGCCGATCTCGACCACGGCCTCGTACGGCCTGGTGATCGTCACCAAGGCCGACTCGAAGTTCAAAACCATCCAGGACCTGATCGCCGCCGCGAAGGCAAAGCCCGGCACCATCAACTTCGGCACCATCAACGCCGGCAGCGCGCAGAACCTATCGGCGGTCTTGTTCCAGCTTCTCGCCGGCATCGATGTCGCCGTGATCCCGTACAAGACGACGCCGGATCTCGCGAACGCGGTCCTCCGGGGCGATGTCGATGTCGCATTCGAATACTTCGTCGGCTTCCAATCGCCGATCCAGAACAATCAGGTCACGGTCCTCGCGACGACCGGCAAGGAGCGTGCGGCCAATCTGCCCAACATACCGACTGTCGCCGAGAGCGGTGTGCCCGATTACGAGGTGACCAGTTGGAACGGCCTTGCCGTGCGCAAAGGCACGCCGGACGAGATCGTGCGTACGCTCAATCGCGCGGTCGACGAGGCACTCAAGTCGCCCCAGGTGCAGAAGTTCTCCAGCGAGGCCGGCATGGACGCGCGCAGCATGTCGCCCGAGGCATTGCACGAACGCATCGTCAGCGACGTCGCCAAGTGGGCGCGCGTGATCAAACAGGCCGGTATCGCCCAGCGCTAG
- a CDS encoding M23 family metallopeptidase, whose amino-acid sequence MTRAIVLILALLTAAAAAADEMTVPRLAVAEPDWQMAAANAPDGLDALNAAAATRFTGIDKSSVPVLLPFDKETLAGFRPTGFFQSGPAGYDAVFSLRTADTADLSDIRYRDPVYVLMSGLRFTYDLDGPALPEGQPVKELDALFPGITRTLHEFYVRYSFSRFGVTYVAAIYCRDIRPRPRILSCKQADRVAERFLRALKLAGGNPAAAGPAVEPPPIVRPDQISSDFTYFSPGSLIPGSGRRPDVPGRTDYTVYARLRFPIKEPPAFANSQSFNNWGDCDFTGRSPRRLGRKGMSYSCKVNGLPLVFDESAGRNYSYPWRDNFCEHRNFDVGQCPAGQGHQGQDIRPSNCAQINQGADRCEPYRHDVVAAHDGMLLRAPKQEAVFLFINTADTHMRVRYMHMSPKRLDADGVLSGRTVKAGERIGLVANYNEYERGTTNHLHFDMQVPTRIGWVFVNPYMTLVAAYERLIGARGTEIKTGDPEPPVATVAPVILQPGIVRVPTAEQGNAMADGAKDALVPAKLPEPKPAQIGAKERAESQPHRATSSKEKKPRKRRIRRRRKRSHTADE is encoded by the coding sequence TTGACACGCGCCATCGTCCTCATTCTGGCGCTGCTGACCGCTGCCGCCGCGGCGGCGGACGAGATGACGGTACCGCGCCTGGCGGTCGCCGAGCCCGATTGGCAGATGGCCGCCGCCAATGCGCCTGACGGGCTGGACGCGCTCAATGCCGCGGCCGCGACACGCTTCACCGGCATCGACAAGAGCAGTGTCCCGGTCCTGCTGCCGTTCGACAAGGAAACCCTCGCCGGCTTTCGGCCGACCGGCTTCTTCCAATCCGGCCCCGCCGGGTACGACGCCGTCTTCTCGCTGCGCACCGCCGACACCGCCGATCTTTCCGACATCCGCTATCGCGACCCCGTCTATGTGCTGATGTCGGGTCTGCGCTTCACCTACGATCTCGACGGCCCGGCGCTGCCCGAAGGCCAGCCGGTCAAGGAACTCGACGCGCTGTTCCCCGGCATCACGCGCACCCTTCACGAATTCTATGTGCGCTACAGCTTCTCACGCTTCGGCGTGACTTACGTCGCGGCGATCTACTGCCGCGACATCCGCCCGCGGCCGCGGATCCTCTCTTGTAAGCAGGCCGACCGCGTCGCCGAGCGCTTCCTGCGCGCGCTCAAGCTGGCCGGCGGCAATCCCGCGGCCGCCGGACCGGCCGTCGAGCCGCCACCGATCGTCAGGCCGGATCAAATATCATCCGACTTCACTTACTTCAGCCCCGGCTCGCTCATCCCGGGATCCGGCCGCCGCCCGGACGTACCGGGCCGCACCGACTACACGGTCTATGCGCGCCTGCGCTTTCCGATAAAGGAGCCGCCCGCCTTCGCGAACTCGCAGTCGTTCAACAACTGGGGCGATTGCGACTTCACCGGCCGCTCGCCGCGCCGGCTCGGCCGCAAGGGCATGAGCTATTCATGCAAGGTGAACGGCCTGCCTTTGGTGTTCGATGAATCGGCCGGCCGCAACTACTCCTATCCATGGCGCGACAATTTCTGCGAACACCGCAATTTCGACGTTGGTCAATGCCCCGCGGGCCAGGGCCATCAGGGCCAGGACATTCGCCCGAGCAATTGCGCGCAGATCAACCAGGGCGCCGACCGCTGCGAGCCCTATCGGCACGACGTCGTGGCCGCGCATGACGGCATGCTGCTGCGCGCGCCCAAGCAGGAAGCGGTGTTCCTGTTCATCAACACGGCCGACACGCATATGCGCGTGCGCTACATGCATATGAGCCCCAAACGCCTCGACGCCGACGGCGTGCTCAGCGGCCGCACGGTGAAGGCCGGCGAACGCATCGGCCTCGTCGCGAATTACAATGAGTACGAACGCGGCACGACCAATCACCTGCATTTCGACATGCAAGTGCCGACCAGGATCGGCTGGGTCTTCGTCAATCCCTACATGACTTTGGTTGCCGCGTACGAGCGGCTCATCGGCGCACGCGGCACCGAGATCAAGACCGGCGATCCGGAGCCGCCCGTCGCCACGGTGGCGCCCGTGATCCTGCAGCCGGGCATCGTGCGCGTGCCGACCGCGGAACAGGGAAATGCGATGGCCGACGGCGCGAAGGATGCGCTCGTGCCTGCAAAATTGCCTGAGCCGAAGCCTGCACAGATCGGCGCCAAAGAGCGTGCGGAGTCGCAGCCGCATCGTGCGACCTCCAGCAAAGAGAAAAAACCGCGCAAGCGTCGCATTCGGCGCCGCCGCAAGCGCTCGCACACGGCGGACGAATAG
- a CDS encoding lytic murein transglycosylase, with translation MTRISRLPSVNRRTVLGTAIAAGLTWSVPAWARSAAFERWVQAFRARAIARGISEETYDRVMGRLEPDTAVYEQFRKQPEFTEQTWQYINRRCSDWRVITGKQRAKEHASLLARVEKDYGVDRYVLLGLWGMESSYGDVIDNPKYMRPIIPSLAALAYGEPRRRKYWESELLNALLIVDRKWAQPSEMIGSWAGAMGHTQWMPEVWLHVGVDYDRDGRINPFGKPDDALAGTARYLVERGKWRRGEAWGYEVKIPAGHARLANNRTWRSYAKWHELGVTRADGAAFPRPHDQAKLWLPVAGGPAFLVGPNFRAVYSYNPSSNYTLALVHLGDLIRGNGGFRQHFPGGERIPTIDEVKEIQRRLNEQGFKTDGIDGRTGSDTVRAIVAFQKKNGIDPDGYAGLKLLAQLRQMR, from the coding sequence ATGACGCGAATCTCCCGCCTCCCCTCGGTGAACCGCCGTACGGTGCTGGGTACCGCCATCGCCGCCGGCTTGACGTGGTCCGTTCCAGCCTGGGCACGTTCCGCCGCTTTCGAGCGTTGGGTGCAAGCCTTCCGGGCGCGCGCCATCGCGCGTGGCATCTCCGAGGAAACCTACGACCGCGTGATGGGCCGGCTCGAGCCCGATACCGCCGTCTACGAGCAGTTTCGCAAGCAGCCCGAGTTCACCGAACAGACCTGGCAATACATCAATCGCCGCTGTTCGGATTGGCGCGTCATCACAGGCAAGCAGCGGGCCAAGGAACATGCCAGCCTCTTGGCGCGCGTGGAGAAAGACTACGGCGTCGACCGTTACGTGCTGCTCGGTCTATGGGGCATGGAGTCGTCCTACGGCGACGTCATCGACAATCCGAAATACATGCGGCCGATCATCCCGTCATTGGCCGCACTCGCCTATGGCGAACCGCGCCGCCGTAAATATTGGGAATCCGAACTGCTCAACGCGCTGCTCATCGTCGACCGTAAATGGGCGCAACCGTCCGAGATGATCGGCTCGTGGGCCGGCGCCATGGGACATACGCAATGGATGCCGGAGGTGTGGCTGCATGTCGGCGTCGACTACGATCGCGACGGCCGCATCAATCCCTTCGGTAAGCCGGACGATGCCCTGGCCGGCACGGCGCGCTACCTCGTCGAACGCGGCAAATGGCGGCGCGGCGAAGCCTGGGGCTACGAGGTGAAGATTCCCGCCGGCCATGCCCGGCTCGCCAATAATCGCACCTGGCGCAGTTACGCGAAATGGCACGAGCTCGGCGTCACGCGTGCCGACGGCGCGGCGTTCCCGCGGCCGCACGATCAAGCCAAGCTGTGGCTGCCCGTCGCCGGCGGCCCGGCCTTCCTCGTCGGACCAAATTTCCGCGCCGTCTATTCCTACAATCCATCGTCCAACTACACGCTGGCGCTCGTCCATCTCGGCGACCTCATCCGCGGCAATGGCGGCTTCCGCCAGCACTTCCCCGGCGGCGAACGCATCCCGACCATCGACGAGGTCAAGGAGATCCAGCGCCGCTTGAACGAACAGGGTTTCAAGACCGACGGCATCGACGGACGCACCGGCTCCGACACCGTGCGCGCCATTGTCGCCTTTCAAAAGAAGAACGGCATCGACCCCGACGGTTATGCCGGACTGAAGCTGTTGGCTCAGCTGCGCCAGATGCGCTAG
- a CDS encoding MFS transporter, with protein MSRKPIIAGPALVLAAGFLVLFIAGGSRFAVGLTLRPIVDDLGWDRSDIGLAVAVFQFVSAGATFVAGQLADRTGLRLVLGGGLVVCGIGIGLMSFMVAPWQALLLYGVIYALGNGAASMSPVGVMVTRAFPTRAGFANAVAMSGMSVGQLMTIAVLAAALTLMSWQSIYLWLGVAHIVLVPMLLLMIPRKQSAHAPSARSDGGLNILAAAKGRQFWLLLVIYAICGFDDFFVTTHVVAFSQDRGVDAFLAGNLLAVMGLTGLIGVVAGGAFSDRFGPVWPTAIAFAARIVVFALVMIDQSPLSIAIFALVFGATFLVTAPLTIVFVAESFGMRHLGALTGFITMVHQVFGGLGAYLGAALFDSTKSYDAAFLVMLAASAVALVLTLMLKRPAAHAGAAA; from the coding sequence GTGTCACGCAAACCCATTATCGCCGGCCCCGCGCTTGTTCTTGCCGCCGGTTTCCTCGTGCTGTTCATTGCCGGCGGGTCGCGTTTCGCTGTCGGCTTGACGCTGCGTCCGATCGTCGACGATCTCGGCTGGGATCGTAGCGATATCGGACTTGCCGTCGCGGTATTTCAATTTGTCTCGGCCGGCGCGACCTTCGTCGCCGGCCAATTGGCGGACCGCACGGGTCTGCGGCTTGTGCTCGGGGGCGGGCTGGTCGTCTGCGGCATTGGCATCGGGCTGATGAGCTTCATGGTGGCGCCGTGGCAAGCCTTGCTGCTGTACGGCGTCATTTACGCCTTGGGCAACGGCGCCGCGTCCATGAGCCCGGTCGGCGTGATGGTAACGCGGGCCTTTCCGACGCGCGCCGGCTTTGCCAACGCCGTCGCCATGTCCGGCATGAGCGTCGGGCAACTCATGACGATTGCCGTGCTGGCCGCCGCGCTCACGCTGATGTCCTGGCAGTCGATCTATCTCTGGCTCGGCGTGGCGCACATCGTGCTGGTGCCGATGCTGCTGCTCATGATCCCGCGAAAGCAATCGGCACACGCGCCATCGGCCAGGTCGGATGGCGGGCTCAATATCCTTGCCGCGGCCAAGGGGCGCCAGTTCTGGCTGCTGCTCGTCATCTACGCCATCTGCGGCTTCGACGATTTCTTCGTGACCACGCATGTCGTTGCCTTCTCGCAGGACCGCGGCGTCGATGCATTCCTCGCCGGCAATTTGCTGGCGGTGATGGGCCTGACCGGCCTCATCGGCGTCGTTGCGGGCGGCGCATTCAGCGACCGTTTCGGCCCGGTGTGGCCGACGGCGATTGCCTTTGCCGCGCGTATCGTCGTGTTCGCGCTCGTGATGATCGATCAGTCGCCATTGTCGATCGCAATCTTTGCGCTCGTGTTCGGCGCCACGTTCCTGGTGACGGCGCCGCTCACCATCGTCTTCGTTGCCGAGAGCTTCGGCATGCGCCATCTCGGCGCGCTCACCGGCTTTATCACGATGGTGCACCAGGTCTTCGGCGGCCTCGGCGCCTATCTCGGTGCGGCCCTGTTCGACAGCACGAAAAGCTACGATGCGGCGTTTCTTGTCATGCTGGCGGCATCGGCCGTCGCCCTGGTGCTGACATTGATGCTGAAGCGGCCGGCCGCGCATGCCGGCGCGGCCGCCTAG